Proteins from a single region of Polyangiaceae bacterium:
- a CDS encoding NAD-dependent epimerase/dehydratase family protein, producing MHIAFVGGTRFIGHASARAALERGHRVSVLHRGVHPSRLASVDDVLVDRHDPSALTEAVARLAPDVVVDTRAMTRADAEVFALVLSVAGCRGVVLSSQDVYAQFGRLNGLPAPEPEAVVREDSPLTVPFPFRDFGEHEGGPDYDKKDVETVLRLACEEKQACVTSLRLPGVYGWDDPKRRFAFVVDRLDAGELALPRVGGGTFRLTHAHVRDVAHAVVLAAEQAHTGYRVFNVGEAVTPTMSERAEALARQMNVELRWVESQPPLPAGLELLGVMPNDFVADSDALRRELGFSEITTAAEREADVVAWLRHSREA from the coding sequence GTGCACATCGCATTCGTTGGCGGAACTCGGTTCATTGGTCACGCGAGTGCGCGTGCGGCTCTGGAGCGTGGGCATCGCGTGAGCGTGCTGCATCGAGGCGTACATCCTTCGCGACTTGCGTCGGTCGACGACGTGTTGGTGGATCGCCACGACCCTTCCGCGCTCACCGAAGCGGTAGCGCGGCTCGCGCCCGACGTCGTGGTGGACACGCGCGCCATGACGCGCGCCGACGCCGAGGTGTTCGCGCTAGTGCTGTCCGTCGCGGGGTGTCGGGGCGTCGTGCTTTCGAGTCAGGACGTCTACGCGCAGTTCGGTCGACTCAACGGTCTGCCGGCGCCGGAACCCGAGGCGGTCGTGCGCGAGGATTCCCCGCTGACCGTCCCGTTTCCTTTTCGCGACTTTGGGGAGCACGAGGGCGGACCCGACTACGACAAGAAGGACGTCGAGACGGTGCTGCGGCTCGCTTGCGAAGAGAAGCAGGCTTGCGTCACGAGTCTGCGCTTGCCCGGGGTGTACGGCTGGGATGACCCGAAGCGCCGCTTCGCGTTCGTCGTCGATCGATTGGACGCTGGCGAGCTAGCACTGCCCCGCGTTGGCGGCGGCACATTTCGCCTGACCCATGCCCACGTCCGCGACGTCGCCCACGCAGTGGTGCTCGCCGCGGAGCAAGCGCACACGGGCTATCGCGTGTTCAACGTGGGCGAAGCGGTCACTCCGACCATGAGCGAGCGTGCGGAAGCCTTGGCTCGACAGATGAACGTCGAGCTGCGCTGGGTCGAGTCCCAGCCCCCGCTGCCAGCCGGACTCGAGTTGCTCGGCGTCATGCCCAACGACTTCGTGGCAGACAGCGATGCCCTGCGACGCGAGCTCGGCTTCAGCGAGATCACCACAGCTGCCGAACGCGAGGCCGACGTAGTGGCGTGGCTACGGCATAGCCGCGAAGCGTGA
- a CDS encoding GH92 family glycosyl hydrolase: MRRLVIGVAAVTLAACGDGEGDEFVPDEPMPDKVDLFSAIDPRIGTAGVGFGVGSTYPGPALPFAMIHPSPDTRTKTGALDFYHCAGYYAEDPIIGGFSLLHFEGTGVPDYGTVGLMPTLGMSEAKRTQAGHMRAFDKGSEETKPGYYAAVLDDGIRVEITSARRAALFRFTFPSSGEPVLLLDLAQKLKGTIPAADVTLDAAGSFDAHVRHLGSMSGGAGGYDVFARGVVDVKPTAVGTFDATGLNPGSVKVAGDPSGGGSAETPLGAWLEFPQGTKAVTLRIAVSFVDAEGAKKNLQDEAAGFDFDGMRADAEATWRELMSRVEIHGASDYDTSLQATALYHAALMPTLTSDADGRFVDAMGKVRTGTRDRYNDFSLWDTYRTLHPWWMLMEDARNEAFVGSLVDMADEGGAVPVWGIGHGDSKTMIGSPGEIVLSEAAQKGVPFDDEAKAYTLARVAAYQASPGPIGGRDGDLPDYLQHGFVPQEASNGSVSKTQEYAVADAALAAWALRLGKDADAEELAKRGKGYAAVYDSDLGFFHARRADGSFAAMGAPEDMSNDYVEGNAWHYLWMVPHDPDGLAETLGGRDAALTRLREFFTTSKEEVPIIGVRKHYWPSNEPDINAPFLFAAWGSPHESWDAVDWIVNDLYGTGVDGIPGNDDGGTMSAWLLFAGAGLYPVSGTDQYIVSVPRYRRMVLKRTAGDLEIETNRTPRAGLRVHRVLLDGQAVAGTTIRHEQLSGSRHLRVELR, encoded by the coding sequence ATGCGGCGTTTGGTCATCGGAGTCGCTGCCGTCACGCTTGCGGCGTGCGGAGACGGCGAGGGCGACGAATTCGTCCCCGACGAGCCGATGCCGGACAAGGTCGACTTGTTTTCGGCGATCGACCCGCGCATCGGCACCGCGGGTGTGGGGTTTGGCGTCGGGTCCACCTATCCGGGGCCCGCGCTGCCCTTCGCCATGATTCATCCCAGCCCTGACACGCGCACGAAGACCGGCGCCCTCGACTTCTATCATTGCGCTGGTTACTACGCCGAGGACCCGATCATCGGCGGCTTCTCCCTCTTGCACTTCGAGGGCACGGGCGTTCCGGATTACGGCACCGTGGGGCTGATGCCGACGCTAGGCATGAGCGAAGCGAAGCGCACGCAAGCGGGACACATGCGCGCCTTCGACAAGGGCAGCGAAGAGACGAAGCCCGGCTACTACGCGGCGGTCCTCGATGACGGCATTCGCGTCGAGATCACGTCGGCGCGGCGCGCAGCGCTCTTTCGCTTCACCTTTCCCAGCTCCGGGGAGCCCGTGTTGCTGTTGGACCTCGCGCAGAAACTGAAAGGCACGATTCCCGCGGCCGACGTGACCCTGGACGCCGCGGGTTCCTTCGACGCCCATGTGCGTCACCTAGGCAGCATGAGCGGCGGTGCCGGTGGCTACGACGTGTTCGCGCGTGGCGTCGTCGACGTGAAGCCAACCGCAGTGGGCACCTTCGACGCAACCGGACTCAATCCGGGTTCCGTCAAGGTTGCTGGCGATCCGAGCGGTGGTGGCAGTGCTGAGACGCCCTTGGGCGCGTGGCTCGAGTTTCCCCAGGGCACGAAGGCCGTGACCTTGCGCATCGCAGTCAGCTTCGTGGACGCCGAGGGTGCGAAGAAGAACTTGCAGGACGAGGCCGCCGGTTTCGACTTCGATGGCATGCGCGCTGATGCCGAGGCGACATGGCGCGAGCTGATGAGCCGCGTGGAGATCCACGGTGCGAGCGACTACGACACCTCGCTGCAAGCGACGGCGCTCTATCACGCTGCGCTGATGCCGACGCTGACCAGTGATGCCGACGGGCGCTTCGTCGACGCCATGGGCAAGGTCCGCACGGGCACGCGCGATCGCTACAACGACTTCTCGCTGTGGGACACGTACCGAACGCTGCATCCGTGGTGGATGCTGATGGAGGACGCGCGCAACGAGGCCTTCGTCGGATCGCTGGTGGACATGGCGGACGAAGGCGGCGCCGTGCCCGTGTGGGGCATCGGGCACGGGGATTCGAAGACCATGATCGGCTCCCCCGGCGAGATTGTGCTCAGCGAAGCGGCGCAGAAGGGCGTGCCCTTCGACGACGAGGCAAAGGCCTACACCTTGGCTCGCGTGGCGGCGTATCAAGCGTCGCCGGGACCCATCGGCGGCCGTGACGGCGATCTGCCCGACTACTTGCAGCACGGCTTCGTTCCGCAAGAAGCGAGCAACGGCTCCGTCTCGAAGACGCAAGAGTACGCGGTTGCGGATGCGGCGCTGGCAGCTTGGGCGCTCAGGCTGGGCAAGGATGCCGACGCCGAAGAGCTAGCCAAGCGGGGCAAGGGCTACGCCGCCGTGTACGACTCGGACCTGGGCTTCTTCCACGCGCGACGCGCCGACGGCAGCTTTGCGGCAATGGGCGCCCCCGAAGACATGAGCAACGATTACGTGGAGGGCAACGCCTGGCACTACTTGTGGATGGTGCCCCACGACCCCGACGGCCTGGCGGAAACCCTGGGCGGGCGCGACGCTGCTCTCACACGCCTGCGCGAGTTCTTCACAACGTCGAAAGAGGAAGTGCCGATCATCGGCGTGCGCAAACACTATTGGCCGTCGAACGAGCCGGACATCAACGCTCCGTTCTTGTTCGCCGCCTGGGGCAGCCCGCACGAGAGCTGGGACGCGGTGGATTGGATCGTCAACGACCTCTACGGCACTGGCGTGGACGGCATTCCGGGGAACGACGACGGCGGAACCATGAGCGCTTGGCTGCTGTTTGCTGGTGCAGGGCTCTATCCCGTCTCGGGTACGGACCAATACATCGTGAGTGTGCCGCGCTACCGGCGCATGGTGCTGAAGCGAACCGCGGGGGATCTCGAGATCGAGACGAATCGCACGCCGCGCGCGGGCCTGCGGGTTCATCGCGTGCTACTCGACGGCCAAGCCGTCGCGGGGACCACGATTCGCCATGAGCAGCTGAGCGGTTCGCGCCATCTGCGCGTCGAACTCAGGTGA